In Gigantopelta aegis isolate Gae_Host chromosome 6, Gae_host_genome, whole genome shotgun sequence, the following are encoded in one genomic region:
- the LOC121374794 gene encoding zinc finger MYM-type protein 1-like — MSKLLVKMLKKKQRKESLLRHGCPSYRQCRTSHGTSTACRCNGSLNERYVFSARGSIAFHGSTLTLTLAEYSALLVLKHNLKFQSSNNDVDAQLSTHHLEEQTKARNALLKIVTTVQYLAQQGLAIRGKESSDGNFMKLLELRSNDDVVLQRWLTRTTSYTSVAVQNELLKIMAHMVLRNICKNVGLFAAIVDGTQDIQGVEQEAICVRYIDDAYDVHEDFIGLYSVSETTGASLSNMLQDALLRLNLPITHLRAQTYDGASNMSGKYQGCQALIKKVQPLANYTHCGAHITHLICAKAIEKLADLKDVDCLLGQQIGSDVESH, encoded by the exons ATGTCGAAGTTGTTGGTGAAgatgttaaagaaaaaacagagaaaagaGTCACTTCTTAGACACGGTTGCCCATCTTACCGCCAGTGCCGTACCAGCCACGGGACGTCAACTGCATGCCGGTGCAACGGCTCGCTAAACGAACGCTATGTTTTCAGCGCGCGTGGTTCGATAGCTTTCCATGGCTCCACTTTGACGCTAACGTTAGCGGAGTACTCTGCTTTACTTGTGCTGAAGCA CAACCTGAAATTCCAGTCTTCCAACAACGACGTTGACGCACAGTTAAGTACGCACCATCTTGAAGAACAAACGAAGGCGCGCAACGCTCTGCTGAAGATTGTGACGACCGTCCAGTATCTAGCGCAGCAGGGACTGGCAATACGCGGCAAAGAGTCAAGCGACGGTAATTTCATGAAGTTGTTAGAGCTGCGGAGCAACGATGACGTCGTGTTACAGAGGTGGTTGACACGCACAACTTCATACACAAGCGTTGCCGTGCAAAACGAACTGTTAAAAATCATGGCACACATGGTGCTGCGAAATATTTGCAAGAACGTGGGCCTTTTTGCAGCCATTGTCGACGGAACTCAAGACATCCAAGGCGTTGAACAGGAGGCAATATGCGTGCGATATATAGACGACGCTTACGACGTTCACGAGGACTTTATCGGTCTGTACAGCGTATCTGAGACGACTGGTGCCAGCCTCAGCAATATGCTGCAAGACGCGTTGCTCAGACTCAACCTCCCAATCACGCATCTGAGAGCGCAAACGTATGACGGAGCCAGCAATATGTCGGGCAAATACCAAGGCTGCCAAGCACTGATCAAGAAAGTACAACCACTGGCAAACTACACGCATTGCGGTGCACACATCACGCACCTCATCTGTGCGAAGGCCATCGAGA